From the Deltaproteobacteria bacterium genome, one window contains:
- a CDS encoding lipocalin yields the protein MARALALLAATLFLVSGCLGVPEGITPVREFDIERYLGKWYEIARLDHSFERGLDLVTAEYSLREDGGVRVLNRGFSKAEGKWKEAEGRAYFVGDTDRGHLKVTFFWPFHASYVVFELDREEYGNALVTSTSRDYLWLLSRTPNPDPAVIERFMAQASEHGFDTGALIFVRHDVDPDITPAR from the coding sequence ATGGCCAGAGCCCTGGCCCTGCTAGCGGCCACCCTCTTCCTGGTTTCCGGATGCCTGGGCGTCCCAGAAGGGATCACCCCGGTCCGGGAATTCGACATCGAACGCTATCTGGGGAAATGGTACGAAATTGCCCGACTGGATCACTCCTTCGAGCGAGGCCTGGACCTGGTCACGGCCGAATACTCGCTGCGCGAAGACGGCGGAGTCAGGGTCTTGAACAGGGGATTTTCCAAAGCCGAAGGGAAATGGAAGGAAGCCGAAGGCCGGGCGTATTTCGTGGGTGACACCGACCGGGGCCACCTCAAGGTGACCTTTTTCTGGCCCTTCCACGCCTCCTACGTCGTCTTCGAGCTGGACCGGGAGGAATACGGGAACGCCTTGGTCACCAGCACCAGCCGGGACTACCTCTGGCTTCTGTCCCGAACCCCGAACCCGGATCCGGCCGTGATCGAACGCTTCATGGCCCAAGCCTCGGAACATGGCTTCGACACCGGAGCCCTCATCTTCGTCCGCCACGACGTGGACCCGGACATCACCCCCGCTCGATGA